From the genome of Acidobacteriota bacterium, one region includes:
- a CDS encoding (2Fe-2S)-binding protein — protein QIGLGLGQSCDGVALCGFCKVKVLDGLENLSPMGEEERKILAAQHTGDDERLACCARVVGPVIITADYW, from the coding sequence TCCAAATCGGGTTGGGGCTCGGCCAGTCGTGCGACGGAGTCGCCCTGTGTGGTTTCTGCAAGGTCAAGGTCCTCGATGGCCTCGAGAACCTGAGTCCGATGGGAGAGGAGGAGCGCAAGATCCTCGCCGCCCAACACACCGGTGACGACGAGCGTCTCGCCTGTTGTGCCCGGGTTGTTGGACCCGTCATCATCACTGCCGATTATTGGTGA